A DNA window from Gigantopelta aegis isolate Gae_Host chromosome 4, Gae_host_genome, whole genome shotgun sequence contains the following coding sequences:
- the LOC121370850 gene encoding BTB/POZ domain-containing protein 17-like — translation MASPPNFQLPVLPALEAPTVHVADAERSFRVTFTASAPPMALSPTSISMALKSPEGIDCHGNERQVLGEQAKFFNNPLLSDVILVVGGERFYAHKLILVRSSDVFERMFSSEWSDSQTKEVELVEDSLCNSVFPRFLKFLYGCHIKLNIDSTLPVLILADKYNVEDLRNVCINFACSYIIPKLQLKDVFHVWFQYATKCYHVRLIAECVQVLAEKMDDITSSVEWQREWVNLEKEQLIQFLQNSDLNIKDEFDLWLAAVKWLQSTGHPQRAANFEDNLKEIMQFIRFPMMTSEQLCQVESHTVFQQHPELFQKAFMLAYKYHALPLVKRANVKEFMSSSFLLRNYSNLRWDKRFVVSQYSACPKGAEVSFRFSTRASSFPPQTWEWELKVHPKGYSTNSDDFRVVLNSNVILDQPRPIEYHLSVVDRNQILHSVCGKKNFSKARYQTDTEMDKKVSVADLCQTDSPLLVNDNLILQIALKPVE, via the exons ATGGCCTCTCCACCTAACTTCCAACTACCAGTCCTCCCAGCTTTGGAGGCTCCGACAGTCCACGTAGCTGATGCTGAAAGGTCGTTCCGTGTGACCTTTACAGCATCTGCACCTCCCATGGCTCTCTCGCCCACTTCCATCTCCATGGCCCTGAAGAGTCCTGAAGGCATTGATTGCCATGGCAACGAGAGACAAGTGTTGGGGGAGCAGGCCAAGTTCTTCAACAATCCACTGCTGAGTGATGTGATCCTGGTGGTTGGAGGTGAACGTTTCTATGCCCACAAGCTCATCCTCGTACGCTCCAGCGATGTCTTTGAAAGAATGTTCAGCTCAGAATGGTCAGACTCGCAGACAAAG GAAGTCGAACTAGTCGAAGACAGCCTATGCAACTCTGTGTTCCCACGCTTTCTCAAGTTCCTGTACGGCTGCCACATCAAGCTGAACATCGACAGCACGCTGCCCGTGCTCATCCTGGCCGACAAGTACAATGTGGAGGACCTGCGCAATGTGTGCATCAACTTTGCCTGCTCCTACATCATCCCCAAGCTGCAGCTGAAGGACGTGTTCCACGTGTGGTTCCAGTACGCCACCAAGTGCTACCATGTGCGCCTCATTGCCGAGTGCGTCCAGGTGCTGGCCGAGAAGATGGACGACATCACGTCGTCGGTTGAGTGGCAGCGGGAGTGGGTCAACCTGGAGAAGGAGCAGCTCATCCAGTTCCTCCAGAACTCTGACCTCAACATCAAGGACGAGTTCGACCTGTGGCTGGCAGCCGTCAAGTGGCTGCAGTCGACCGGTCATCCGCAGCGGGCGGCCAACTTCGAGGACAATCTGAAGGAGATCATGCAGTTCATACGCTTCCCAATGATGACGTCGGAGCAGCTGTGCCAGGTGGAGTCGCACACGGTGTTCCAGCAGCACCCAGAGCTGTTCCAGAAGGCCTTCATGCTGGCCTACAAGTACCACGCTCTGCCTCTGGTGAAGCGGGCCAACGTCAAGGAGTTCATGTCGTCCAGTTTCCTGCTGCGCAACTACTCCAATCTACGCTGGGACAAGAGGTTCGTCGTGTCTCAGTACTCGGCCTGTCCCAAAGGAGCAGAGGTCAGCTTCCGATTCTCAACCAGAGCGTCTTCCTTCCCACCGCAGACATGGGAGTGGGAACTCAAGGTGCACCCAAAGGGTTACTCGACCAACAGCGATGATTTCCGCGTCGTTCTCAACTCGAATGTAATCCTCGACCAGCCACGGCCGATTGAGTACCACCTCTCTGTTGTGGATCGGAACCAGATTCTACACTCTGTCTGTGGCAAGAAGAATTTCTCAAAAGCACGGTACCAGACGGATACCGAGATGGACAAAAAAGTGTCTGTAGCTGATCTCTGCCAGACAGACTCTCCACTGCTGGTGAATGATAATCTTATTCTGCAGATAGCACTGAAACCAGTAGAATGA